The Psychroflexus sp. ALD_RP9 region TATTTGCATTCTCCATTAAATAATTTCTAAGTTCAATTATGTTTCTAATTTGACCCTTTATCTCTTCTCCTTTATGATTTATATGGCTAAATGTTCCAAAATGATTAATTACGAAAGCAACTTTATTATAGAATTTATAATATTTAAAACCGCCTGGTAGTTCTGAAGGTGTGATTAGAAGATGTGTAGGAGTTCCTTCTGTAAAACCTTCTTTTAGTAAATTAGCTTTATTAATGATAGGGACAAATTGTAAGCTAATTGCATCAGATTTATCATCATAACTGTATTCAAGGCTATGCTTATAACCTGGCAATTCTTGATTTAAAAACTCTTTAACTAAGTTTCTATCTTGGTCTTTTCTTGGCTCAATTGTAAGCTTCAAACCATCTTTTGTTCGTTTAAATGTTGCTTCCATTAATTAGGGTTTAAGCGGTTTTCAAAATGATATTCAACATCTGTTTCATTAATTGCCATAACGATGACATCAAATATGGCATTGCCTTCAATAGCGGTATAATCTATACCATAGTCACGCTTTCTTGCTGCCACACCTAGTATTGATGGTGCTTTAAATAGTCTGTTTTTCTGAAGCCGAATAATTGATTTACCTAATGGCTTTTTAGCTTTTACCGTTAAGGTTTCAGTTTGGTAAGGTGTAATGTAGCCATAGTAATTAATGGCATAGTTGTCTAAATCAAACTCAAAGTCATCTGTTAGCGACTTAAGCTTTGGTGTTTTAAAATTTTGTAAGCTTTGCTGAAGTGAAACAATGTCTTGATATAAGTTGTTGGCAGTTCCATTATAGCCGCCTTTGGGTAATAAATTATCTAAATAGTCTTGAAGCCCATCTATCATTGAAATAGGATGACTATTCGGGTGTGTGTAATTACTTAAATTGTTTAGCTTTTGGAGTAGCTCGTTGGTAAAATCGTTTTCAGATAGTCCTTTGCCTGGCACCTTATCTACTTTTAAATCTAGGCTTTTTCTGAGCCCAAAAACATCATCAATAGTTAAATTAAGCTCTTTAGGCTTAGGTAGTTTCAATTCTATGTCGTTGGTGAAGTTTAAAATAATAAATTGCTCATCTTGCTGTATATTAACAAGCAGCTGACCTTGGCTTTTATGCCAAAAGCTATCCAGTAAATTATAATATTTGTTGCGCACAACTGGATCATCGCAGGTCAAATAATCTCTTAGTATTTCAATGGTTTGTATAGACATTTATTTAAAGTATTTACAATAATTACAATTATCATCTTGGGTTACAGTTATTGCCTTTTGTGCTTGAGTTAAGGCTGTTGCTGGTTTTATATTTCTGTTTTCAAAATAGTTGACGATTTCTTTTTTTGCTTTTTCAAATTCAGGCACTTGTAGCAATTGCCCAGGTACTAGTTCTTCAGTTATTGAAATGTTATTTTCAAGACAAAGCAAGCTTAGACCTTCAATGGTGCCATAGACTTGAATAGCTATGTCAAAAACAGATTGCCCAGATATCACTTTAACTTCATTCATTTGTCTAATTCGTTATACTTTTTTTTCCAGTAGTTCAAATTGTCCGACAGTCTTTTTACTTGTTTTCTAAGGCTTTTAATCTCTTCATCTTTTTCATTCTTTAGGGCTTCAAATTTTCGCTCATAATCCGCCTTTAAGTCATCATGTCGGCGTTCATATTCTACTTTCATGTAGTTAAAGCGATCTTCATAACGCAGTTTTAAATCGTCTAAGGCTTCTTGGTACTGATCCATGATTTTCTTAGAGCTGTCGGCCTTTACTTTGCTAACTTCAGCGCGCATCTGTTCGATTTCAGCATTTTTTTTATTGATTTCGGCCTTGGTAGAGCTGCGCTTAAAAAACCAACCTAATAAGGCTGTGAGTATTAAGATCAAGGCTTTACCGATATAATCTGATATAAAATCTGTCATACTTCTATTTTTAAATTTTTAAAGCCTTTAGACAAGTCAATTAATGGGTTTACATAACCGTCAAAATTGAGTTGAACTCTAAGGTTTCTTTTAAAAGCTGTTTTTGTAGTGTTACTTTTTAAATAACTTCTAACACCAAAACCTACTTGAGGAAACTCTTTATATTCGCCTGGGTGTGCTTCAATAATATGATTAACATGTTGTAAGTCAGCAACACCAATAACAAAGTCGCCATTTTGAATTTTTAGTTCATTGGCTTCATCTAGCAATATGTCATTACGCTTATTCATTAGCTTATTTGTCCTGTTCCTGTAAATGCACCTTGATTACTATCTCCAGATATGCTAATTGTAGCTGACTGTAAATAATCTTTTATAGCAGCTACAAGCATATCTGCATAAATCTCTTTAGACGTATCATAATCGTCCTGTTCTATCATAGCATCTGTTATATTTATAATATCCTGCTTAAGTTTTGGGTTGTTCAGTGCCATTAGCTTAATAATTTGTTGGTATTAATATTCATTTCTTTAAAGCTTTGAATATTATCTAAACTAAAACTTCCTGGTCCAGACGGTGTTTGAATTACAGCTGATTGCAAAACTTGAAAAAGACTGTTTAAAATGCTTTTAAGTGATGTTTCAGTATTCTTTAAATTCATTTTCCCGCCTTCGGTTGAAATTTCGCAACCGTCAATAATTACTTTAAAGCTTTCAATTTCGCCATACTTCACAATGCAGGTTTCTTCTGGAGCTCCTTCAATTTCTAAACAAACCACTTGGCTACCTTCAGCTGGCGTAATCAGTATATAATTCTCTAAGTCTTTAGCAACCGAATGAAGTCTTACATCGGTGAGCTTTGGCAACTCTTTCCTATCAACTTCACAAGTAGTCCCTGAAACCTTAGTAACTGTGCCAAGGCTAGTCACTATCTTCCTGCGTTCTAAGGCTTTTAAAGCTTCCTTAAAATTTTCTTTTCCCATCTTTTAAAGCTTTATACTTATTTTGTTGCTTCTTTTTATTCCTACCATAGCATTTACGTCTGTAACTACGCTTTCAATTAAAAAATCACCATCTCGTTCTCCAGTAGGATAGTTAGGGTCGATTAAGCTTAAGGTATCTCCAGCCTTAGTTCTGGGTACACACCAACCGTCTAAATTACCTTCATAACCATCAAATACGATGTTTTTATAGTAATCTTCAGACCAAATTTTTAATTCGCCTTTGTTTAAGTTTAAAGGCGCGTGAAGTGTTCGTTCGCCATTAATGTTTTTGCCAAACTCATAGATCACTTTTTCTGAAGTGCCTTTTTGAAGGCTAATGGCTTTAATTTTAATTTCTTTTTTGTCCTTACTTACGTATTTTAAATCTGAACTTTCTCTGATATTACGGCCAAAAGAATATTGGTGTTTTTTTCCTGAAGCTAAACTTAACATTGTTCCGGCTTTTAATGTTTTTCCATCAAACCAACATTTTATGCCAAACTTTCTTAAATCTTCTAGCACTTCATAAGCAGTGGCATTTTCGATATTTAGCTTACCTAGTGAAATATCGCCGACTTCAAAATTATAACCTGGAGCAATTGCCTTAAGGAGATCTTCTAACTTGATATTGTCAAAGCTTAAATTATATTTCTTGCTTTTTTTGAGCCTACTCATTTCATCTTCGCATTCTATTAAGATTGGTATTTCAGCACCTATATTCTTGATATAACCTACAAATTCGCTTTCTAAATTGCCGTTATATCCAAACTTGATAGTTACAGGCATGTCTTTTTGTATGATATCTAGTAAATATTTACCTCTAAAATCAGTTTGATTATTGATTTTAAACTCTCTAGGTAAACTTATCTTGGCAGTATCCATCAAACTATTTAAAGTGTTTTCTATACGAATACTTTTGAGATTATTTATTTCAAAATCACCAATTTTAACAGATATGTCTATGTTTACATACATTAACTAAAAACATTAAATTCTACAGGTTTTATGCTCTTAGCAGAAAGTATTACCACCAAAGTATCTTCATAGCCATCTAATGGCTCTAAGCGTATAGATGTAAAATAAATAGAATCGATACGCTTGTCTTCAAATTGAGTACCTTCTACATCGATAATGTTGTTAATTTCAAAAAACTGGGTAATTGCTTCTACTTGACTTTGTGGGTAGGTTTTGTTTTCCATATCTACCAAAAGGCCTCTCATTTCTATTTGCCAAGGTCTAGTTCCCCAACGCTCTACAATTATATTATCACTACCGTTAACTTGCGTTTCTATAAGTTGTTTTTTACGGCTAAATTCCATTACTAGTGGTGGAGCCAATACATTTGGGCTTACACTTGTAAGCATTTGTCCGAAGGTAATTTGTTGGCTGTTGTGTTTAAATGTAATCTGTTCTACATCTTCATTTAACGTAGGGTAAAAAGATAAACCATAGTCATTTTCATTAGCATCTACAACGGCCGCATTAAGGCTATTATTTACTGCCATCATCCCAAAGGCGGCGGCGTATCTTGCTGCTAAATCTATAACTATGGTTTCTCTACTCACTTTTTTTAGGTTTTACGTTTAAATGGCCGTTTTCGCCTAGCCAAGTTATTTGTGCTAGTTTCATTGCCCAAGTATCATCGTCCAGTAATTCTGGAAAAGGGATGTGTAAATAAAAGCTAATGAGCGCATCGGCTTTTAGGTACAAGTCACTTCCTTTCTCATAGCTTAGACCAGGGCAAACGTCTAAAGCCTTCTGGACTTTCCCTCTCTAATTGGTATAAGTTCTGCTAAGGCCGAAATAGCTGCATAGTACAAGCCATCATCAGCTAGAATTTCTTCCTTAGAAGTAAGTACACATTGTTTTACCAATATTTCTTGAGCTTTTTTTGGGTCTTGGTTTTTGTACCTTTGAAATTGCCCAACAACCGATCGGTTGGGCACAACAGCTAAGACTTCTAGATGCTCTTCGTAATCGTCATCCTTTGGCAATTCTAACACACGTAATTTATCGCCGTGCTTTGCCTTATATTCTTTAATTACAGCTTCAGATAGCTGTCCTACTTTGTGTTTAGTTTCTTCTTTTTTTGACATGTGAGTATTGTTATGTTTAATTAATTTCCTGCTGTTACGTTTAATTGCACATCTAGCGCAAATAAATCGTATTGATTTTCTAGCCCCATTTCTCCTGTTACATTTCTGCCTTCCGATTGAAATTTGGCTACAATTTTGTCAACTACTATTAAGTTGTATTCATTCACAAACTCTACAGTTAATGTAAAAGGTCTTATGCTTAATAAGTCGCCCCCAGATGCTAATTCTAAAGGCACAGCATCGGCCATCATTAAGGTCATAGATGCCGTTGGCGTAATTTTGCCACGACTCCAACTCGTCGCTCGAGAACCTAAAGTATGGTTTAACTGGTGTTCTTGTTCGTTGCCATATTCAAGGGTCTTCACTTCAATTGGCACTCCGTTAATCTGCACTAGTACATCTGCAGAATCGTAGGCTTTACCGTTTCTGTTTATTCTTGCCATTATTCTCGAGTTTTAAGATTTAAAGTTCCTTCTATCTTGTTAATTGTTCCTTTAGGTACAATGACATAACTTACACGCAAAACCTTTTCTACTAGTAAATCGCTTTCGTTATCTATATTAGCTTTACCATAGCTAATTTCACCACGACCTAGCATGTCTTCAAAAACTTGGTCGCCTATGTCTTCTAAAGCAACTATAGTTCCGCTGGAGAGCTTCCCTGTTTTACTATCTACATTCCATGTGGTTTTTACCTTAGGTAAGTAAGCGCGTCTTAACTCGCGTACCGCTTTATCGGCTACACGACCGTAAGCAATGCTATGTTCATTCATGTTGTTATCTGCATCTAAAACAACTGGAGCACAAACATGATCGTTATTAAAACGTACACCCGCTAAGCCTGTATAATTCACACCAAAAATGTAGCCTTTAGCATCTAAAGTGGCTAATTGATCTGCAATTTGGCTATTGGGTTGTCCCGCAATGCCGGGCTCTAACCATGCATTTCGTGTAGCATCGGTAAGGTTAAACAATTCATTGTTACCAATGTTTTCATGTACCTTCGCTTTTGCCAATACGCCTAGCGCTGTACCTACATCAGCATATTTTTGTGATGCTGCTGGCTTTGTCATGGCGTAATTGTAGTCTTGGCCACAAACTAAACTTACTTTGTCAGCTTCTAAGTCAACTAAATCTCTCAAGTCTAAAACACTAGACGCACTAGTTGCATCTACACCATAGCCTTCTACCAAAATTTGTACAGGCATAAAGTTTTCAAAACTCCAATCGTACAATGCTTGAGCTAAAGGCAATGCGCCACCAACAACAGCAGGAATTCCATCTACATTGGTGGTCATGAAATCTCTATCTAAAGCATTCACAAAGGCTATTTGCTTAATTTCCCCTTTAGCTTCGTTAAGTAAATTTTTTGTCGCATTAAAAGCACCATCATCAAAACCTAAGCTACAATTATATAGATACAGCTTTGTACCTTCACCTGCCATTCTATAAAATTCTGAAACGTGACGAAAAGCAACGCAGCCATTATCTCCATCATATTGTTCATCCAAACCTAATGCTCTAACATCATTTAAATTGAAGACAACCCTAGTCGTTTTAATTTCAAAATCAGGCAAATCATCTAAAAAAGTGAAAACAATTGCACTAACAGCATCTTCACTCCCTAAACGATTGGCGCCTAACTGCCCTTTATCAATTTCAACTCCGTTAAGACTCATCTTTTCCAGCTTTTAGGTCTTCAATTTTATCTTCTATGGCAGCAATAGCCGTTTTACGGTTTTGACCTTCCATTTCATCTTTAAGCAATTGCTCAGCAACTGGCAATTCTTTTACAGTTTCTAAGTGTTCGCTTAACTTTGCTACACTCATTTCGCTAAGGGGTTCTTTATCTTCAGTTTTTACCGCTTGACGGTTTAACGCTGTTAAATTTTCGTCTTTACTCAAGCTGTTTTCTGCTAAATCCTTACGGGTAAAAAATTCACCTTTAGGGTTAACATACAACACACTCAATTTTGGGTAACGGCTAAATATAGCTTTAGCCTGCTTATTGATTTCTTTACTCATGATTTGTTGGTATAAAACCCAGCCTATTGCTAGACTGGGAATAGATTAAACACTTGCACTTACAATACAGCCAATGGCTCTTGTTTTACGTGGCAACACAATGTAATTGTGTCTCACGTTATAGAACCAAGCTTGTAGTTGGGTTCCTGGTTTGTCTTCGTAGTTTTTGGTCATACCAGCAGCTCTAAACATATCTGGCGCATAAAAGGCAGTAGATACTTGGTAGTCTCCCGAAACTGGTTCTGCTCCAAAACTCTTTTTGGTTAGCGTAGATAAAGCCATGTAAGGAGAATCTACATACCAGTAGGTTTTAAATCCATATAAACGACCATTTAATAAGCCACCAACTTCGTCTGAAAACTGACCATTAAACTTGGTTTTTCCTAAAGCATCTTCC contains the following coding sequences:
- a CDS encoding DUF6046 domain-containing protein → MSRETIVIDLAARYAAAFGMMAVNNSLNAAVVDANENDYGLSFYPTLNEDVEQITFKHNSQQITFGQMLTSVSPNVLAPPLVMEFSRKKQLIETQVNGSDNIIVERWGTRPWQIEMRGLLVDMENKTYPQSQVEAITQFFEINNIIDVEGTQFEDKRIDSIYFTSIRLEPLDGYEDTLVVILSAKSIKPVEFNVFS
- a CDS encoding DUF2586 family protein, with the protein product MSLNGVEIDKGQLGANRLGSEDAVSAIVFTFLDDLPDFEIKTTRVVFNLNDVRALGLDEQYDGDNGCVAFRHVSEFYRMAGEGTKLYLYNCSLGFDDGAFNATKNLLNEAKGEIKQIAFVNALDRDFMTTNVDGIPAVVGGALPLAQALYDWSFENFMPVQILVEGYGVDATSASSVLDLRDLVDLEADKVSLVCGQDYNYAMTKPAASQKYADVGTALGVLAKAKVHENIGNNELFNLTDATRNAWLEPGIAGQPNSQIADQLATLDAKGYIFGVNYTGLAGVRFNNDHVCAPVVLDADNNMNEHSIAYGRVADKAVRELRRAYLPKVKTTWNVDSKTGKLSSGTIVALEDIGDQVFEDMLGRGEISYGKANIDNESDLLVEKVLRVSYVIVPKGTINKIEGTLNLKTRE